GACCCGAAGCTTCGATATCAACAGTATCGTTTGAAAGATCTGAATTGATAAAGTAAAAGTCGTGATAAGTGGTTTCGCATGGAGGGATTTCACAGCCTGTGGTGCACTCTATTAAATAATGTGCACTTAGATTGGGCATAAGTGAATCATTCTGTGAATAGACGAAAGATGAAGAGAGGATCAAAAGAAATAAGGGGAGCTGTTTCATCATTTTTAGTTCGATCTAAAATATTCCTTTTTTCGCTTTAATCGCTTTTTATTTTGTGCTATTGTTGAAGAGCTTTACTACTCTTCTCAGCAGGGATGCCCCCCCTACTTTTCGGGATCTTTGACCTGTAGTATCACAAAAAGAGATACAAGCTAACATAATGGTCATCTGCTCCGCTGGATTTGCAATCCTGCGGTTCAAACATAAACAGTGACTTAAGGTAGTATAGCCGCGCAAAGGCTTCAGCTTTCTTTTTGGCGGAGCTGGTAATAACTGGGCTAGAGATAGACATAAGATTGGGGCGCGAAAGACATGTTAAAATCTTCAAGAAGTGCCTTAGGTTTAGGGTACTTCCTTGTCTTCTTTATCTTAATCGCGTAAGCATTACTTCTATTTAAAAAGTAAAGGTCAAAGAAATCTTTTGATACTCCCGATTGAGCCTTTGTCTGCTCCCAAATATTTTGAGGTTCATCTTTATATACTTGATCGATGTCAAACTCACCAATCACTTGCTGAACGGGGGCAGAGACGTAAACCACTATAGTCTTTACGCGTTGATCTTTGAAGATTGACTTCCTGAACTCATATTTCTTTGTTCCGTCAAAAATCTTTGACGCATATTCTTCTTTTATTGCAAGTAAAACTTTCATTTATTTCTTAATGCTCTTTCAAGTTGCTCCCATGTCAGCTTACCAAAGCCTCGCGGTATTTTATCCACTCCTTCAATTACACCCAATTCAATTAGCCTTTTTAGATTCGGCCTTCGCGGAATCGAATAAGAATACAACAAGTTTATCACAAATGGTTTCAGCTTTTCA
This genomic window from Cryomorphaceae bacterium 1068 contains:
- a CDS encoding ASCH domain-containing protein, which encodes MKVLLAIKEEYASKIFDGTKKYEFRKSIFKDQRVKTIVVYVSAPVQQVIGEFDIDQVYKDEPQNIWEQTKAQSGVSKDFFDLYFLNRSNAYAIKIKKTRKYPKPKALLEDFNMSFAPQSYVYL